The following DNA comes from Simkania negevensis Z.
TTTTTTCAATTGCTCAGCAAATATTTTGAGCATGCAAATAACATCGACACTCGTTTGCCTGAAATTGAGACGGAAGAGACGTTTAATTTCGTCTGCGCTGAAATCGAAGAAATCAAAAATCTTTTACCACAAATGGTAGCTTTGAACCTCAATGGGGATGAAGAACTTTACAGGAATGATTTAACCCATTACTCCGAGCTTTATGTTCGGAGGTTTCACCTCATGTACTTATCTGATGAAATAGACCTTCTTCGAGCAGTCGAAATCCGAAAAATCGACCAAGAATTAGACGCTCTGGTGAAACCTGAAGGGATTGCCGACTAATTTTATGAAGAGTATAATAATACCACTTTGATAGCGTCGTCACGAGTTGGTCAATCGTTAATCGACTCCTGGGGAAAGTTTCATCGTTGACTTCCTTCGAAAGTCCAATTTGGGCTTCCTGTATCAGTCGCCTTGAACTTTTCCTCCAAGGGCCGTTCTTTATTGATCATCTCATGGCGGCATAACCTCAAAACTCAGCTGAGTAGGTCAACTCATGAACACTAGGAAAACTAAGACATGAAGAAACAAAAAAAGAGACCCATGACCCTTTTAGAAGTGATGATCGTCATTTTCATTATTGGAATCATTGGGAGTGTCATTGGCTACAACATGCGCGGCAGCATGGATCAAGGAAAGGCTTTTAAAACAAAAGAAGGGATCACAAAGCTTTACAACATCGTTCACCTCGAAATGGACTCGAACGAAATCAAAGCTCTAGAAGGAGCTAATTCAGAAGAAATTGCAGAAAAAGTCGGTAAAGTTCTCGTAGACTCTGGACTTGTCAATAAACCGCAGCAGTACTTGATTGACGGCTGGAAAAACAAACTTGAGTTTGAAGTGGTTCCTGTCAAAGGGGGTTATGAAATCCGCGCCAACTCAGAAAAGTATAAAAAATTCTACGAGAAGAAAAACAAAAACCCAGAATATCCTTGGGATGAAGAAAACGCTGACGATTCTTGAGCTGTTTTTCTGCGTTGCGATTTTAGCCCTCGTTGGCTCGCTCGTCATGGTTAAAGCGAAACCAATGATCGCACAGTATCGGTTTCAAACGAGTGTTCATCGTTTAGCAAAGGAACTCGAGTGGTCTCATAAAGTTGCGATGAGCGCCGAAGCAGATATTGATTTTCGCATCGAAAAAAAGAAAAACACTCTCTATTGCACTCGATTAACAGACGAGCCACTAGGATTTCGAGGAGGGAATAAAGAGCTCAAGATAGAGCAAATCACCCAGTTTTTCTTTGATGACGAAGAAATATCGGAGCTCAAACTCACTTTTACTCGCACTGGCTCAATTCGTCCCGAAGGAAACATCCAACTCTCATCCTCGAATAAAACGTTGCAGATTCCCCTCAATCCCGCTCAAAATCGGGTCATAGCCGCATCCGAAACTTGACAACAGATCAATCTTCCAGCTAGCGTGAGAGAAACGATATGACGTAGGAGAAACATATGGCAACCCCAGTTGGTCTTGCAGCTATTTTTGGACCTGTTCTTTTGATTATTGGAGTGTGGATGTTGCTCTACCAAGAGAATGTGAAAAAGGTATCTGAATCGATCAAAAAAAACCCAGCAGTCATGTACTTAGGGGGAGTAATCAACCTTATCATTGGCTTGACTGTCATCAATATTAGCCCTGAATGGGATCTAGGGCTGACCGTTCTCGTAACAATTTTTGGATGGTTCTGTTTTCTTCGGGGACTTGTCATCTTTTTCCTGCCCAATCTCATGACCAAGATTTCGAAAGCTCAAACGAATACTTTCCTCTTTTTTGGACTGCTATCAGTGGTTTGGGGCTTAGCCCTTTGTTGGCTTGCGTACATATAAACCCAGAGTTCTACTGAAAAATGACTAAAAAACGGTAGGCCCAATCCTAAAAGAATTGGGCCTAGCCATTTTTCCCTGGCGGAGAACCAGAGAAAGGGGTTAGAGACTGCTAGTCTTTTTTTTAAAGATTGAATGGAAGCAATCTATATACCTTAAAAAAATCTGTTAGGATTTGAAGATTTTTCCCTCCAATCTTCAGAAAATATTGAATTTTCATCACCACTATATTCAAGTCCCCGGATTTTTGACAATGAGAAAGTAAAAAGTCTTAGATGAGTAAGCGTAGAAAGTCATTTAAGTTTAAAAAACCCCTCTTTACATCCCTCTAGAAAGAGAGTATGATGACTCACTTAGACAAGAAARTTCTAGAGGAAACACCWTGATGAAAAAGGCGGCAACTTTATTACTAGGAGTGATGACACTTGTGACCTGCGCCTATGGAAACACGGCCGAGCAGCAGGAAGTGCAACCGATTCAAACTGAACTTAAAGCCYGATTGCCTGAATGGCGTCCCCGCATATTCGAACACTTTCCGAATGGTTCACCCCGTCTTGTGATCTTTTACGCCGATGGGGAAAAAGGAGAAGAGCAAGCTGTGAAGCGGATCCATTTTCATGAAAATGGTCGCCCTCTTGAAGAAACAGATTTAGCAACTGTTGATGAAAAATCTCCTGGGTATGAAGCGTGGAAGTCGACCACCGTCCCTCACGGAGTGAGTGTTCGATTCCGAGAAAATGGAGAAATCGAACGGGTTGGGTATTACGATCATGGACTTCTTCATGGCCCTCTCAAGATCTTCTTCACGAAAGGGCGGTTGCAACATCTTACCCATTATAAAAATGGGGTCCCTCATGGAAAGATTCTTTCGTACCATGAAAATGGACAAATTCTGGCCGAAGGGAATTACCTCGAAGGGAAGCTCGAAGGAGATTTTATCCGATACTACGAATCGGGTGAACAAGAAGCCCTTTACTCCTACCGAAGCGGAGAACTTCATGGCAAAGCGATTGAATGGCATGAAAATGGAAAAGAACGGGCAAATAGGTTCTACAAAGAGGGAAAACTCCATTCAGAAAGAAACCAACCCGCAATCATCCTCTATACTGAAGACCACTCGATTTTAGAGATTCAAGATTACCGCGAGGGAAAACCTCATGGAAATCACGTCAAGTATCACACCAACGACCGAAAAAAATACGTTGCTCACTATGAAGACGGAAAAATTCATGGAAAAGAACAGTATTTTGACATCAAAGGAACCCTTCAAGGAGAAGGTGAGTACGTACAGGGCACAAAAGTTGGGAAGCATTGGAAAAAACACGACAATGGAACTTACTCATTTCTTGCTCACTTCGACAAAAAAGGGGAGCTAAAAGAACCAATTCGTGAGTTTGCAGAAAATGGACAAAAAGTTGCCGAATACTCCATTGATCAAGACGAGAAATTCGATGGCCCATTTTTTACATGGTATGAAGACGGCACACCCCGCATGGTCTGCCATTACACACATGGAGAATTTGAAGGTAGCCAACAAGAATTTTATCCGAATGGGCAAAAACATTTTGAAGGACATTATCTCAACAAAGAAAGACATGGAACCTTTCACGAGTGGCATGAAAATGGGAACCTCTCATTTGAAGGAAGCTTTAATAAAGGCAACAAAGAAGGAACCTTTAAAGAGTGGTATGCGTCTGGCGCTAAAAAAACCGAAAAAAACTTTAAAAGCAGCCTCTATGATGGAATTCAAAAAGAGTGGTTTGAAAATGGAAAAAGCCGCCTAGATGCCCGCTTTGATAATGGGAAAAAAGATGGAACGCATCGGATGTGGAACGACCAAGGGACCCTTGTTTTCGAAGGTGCCTATGATCAAGACATGCCGATCGGAACCCATGTCGTTTACTTTCCTAGTGGAGAAAAAAGAGAAGTTGTTCACTACCTTGTAGGAAAGAAAGAAGGTTTGCATGAACTCTACTATGAAAATGGGCACACGCAGCTCATTGAAACCTACCGCAATGACCTCTTAGATGGAGAAGCAAAAGGATACTTCGAAGATGGGAGCCTTGCATTTATCCGCACATATAAAAAAGATAAGCCCATTGGAACCCATAAAGACTTCTTTCCTCCTAACATTGAAGCAGAGAAAAAGCATCAAGTTGCCAGCATCTACCACTACAATGATAAAGGAGAGATGGATGGTGAGCAGAAGACCTTCTACCCCTCAGGCACAACCAAAACCCTTATTTCCTACGACAATGGGACCCTTCATGGGTTAAAAGGACTGTGGGATGAAAAGGGGAACATCTTAGAAGAGTCAAAGTACCTTAAAGGAAAGCTTGAAGGGCGCCACTTTCAAAAAGATCCTGAAGGACGCGAAGTGGTTTACCATTACAAAAACAATCGGAAAGAAGGTCCCCACTACATCTACTACCCTGAAGATGTCACCGATGGCGTAAAAGTCAAAGCGATTGAAGCCAATTTATAAGAATAATGAGCTCGATGGGAAAGCTAGCGAATTCGATCCTGCTGGAACACTCATTAGTTTTACTACTTACAAAGCAGGTGTTAAAGAAGGCCCAGCAGAGCTATTCCACCGCAATGGAAAATCAGCTCTTAAACTCACCTTTAAAAAAGACAAACGAGAAGGTCTATCCCAGCAGTTTTACCCAACAGGTAAGCTATACAAAGAAGTCACCTTTATAAACGATCTCAAAGAAGGTGAAGAAAAATCCTTTTTTGAAGACGGCCGTCTCAATAGTGTCTACCGATACAAAAAAGGGGAACTCGAAGGGCTTGCCCAGCATTGGAGTCAAACCGGAGTGTTGATCTTTGAAGCCAGCTACAAAAAGGGTGAGCAGCACGGCAAGTTTGTGAAGTTCTACGATAATGGAAACCCACGTCTCGAACAAACCTATGTCGAGGGCAAACTAGACGGCATTAAAAAGAGCTGGGATACCAACGGCAATCTCACAGAGATGCTCTATAAAAATGGCGTAAAAGTTAAATAAGAAAAACCTGGCTGCGATTCGCAGCCAGGGATCAAACTTTTAAGCAGATTTAATTTTTTCTAAATTTTCAGTCTTCATGTGTTTATAAAAGCCATAACAACCTGGCTCCATATCATAGATTTTGTCTTGTTGAATGATGATTTTAGAATATGCTGCTCTTGGGCAAAGTATATGGAAAGCAAGATCTCCAAGTTTAGGAGGCACATTCATATTTGCACCTTCTTTCCAAGCGTCTTGATGTTGTCCAAGAATGGAAAATTTTCCTACGCTTTTAAGAGCCTCTAGAATTGAGTGATATTTTTTTGGGGGTGCGCATATGACCCCAATAACAGAGCTTCCGATTTTATCTAAAAACTTCAAAGCCACGACCCCATCTAAACCGATTCCATTGAAGGTCCAACTCTCTAGTTTTCTTGTTCCTAGTCCCCATGCGATAGGGGTGATGAGACAAGCGGGTAAAAACTTAATTCCCATTTTTGCAACTTGAAAAATTACAGCAAGCGCATAGAATGGTAAACGTATTGCACATGAAACGCGTCCAATCGTGTGGCGCCAAGGGCGGCTTGTTGTGACATCATCATAGAGTTGTGCGGCTTTAGTAGAAAAATCTGTGCTTGATACAGCATTTGGTGTCCCTGACATAATATACTTCCTTTCCTTCCCAAAATCAATTCAATTATATCATATAAATATTTTACTTTAAACAAATTGTTAAAAAATAATTTAAACTATTAATATTCAACTGTTAAAATCGATTTCTTATGGGATCATCTTAGGATCGAAAAATTTTTTGTTTCTTAAAACATTAATTATAAATTACTTATGGTATAAGTCGTCTGACAGATGCCAGGTGATCTGAAGATGTTACTATCTAATCGTGGTATACGGTCTCTCAGCTCTTTCGGTAGAAACGGTCTCTGGAAAGTAATGTGCCAAAGACTCTCCTGCTAAAACATCTCTTACAGAAGAATTAAAGCAGTTCCTTGCCTCTTTTAGTATGCCTGCAGAGTCTTCTGCTAGACGATTAGTCAATACTTGAGCGGTATATAGGATTCTAGCAACTTCACTCAAAGTTTGCGGTTTTTCTTTGGCGCCTTCAGCGTACAAAAGACGGGCAAGTGCCATTTTAGACTCCCGATTTTCAGTATCTGAAGAGCCAAACACGGTTTCCCAAGCCCAAATAATGTGTCTAACAATAGCATTGAGAAATCCTTTTTAAAAGCGATCAGAAAAAAGTTCTTTACAGGCTGTATCGAATGCACTGTTCATCACTTGTTGATAGGTTGTAAAAAAAGTGTCAAATTGCTGAACGATATGACTGTTGATCAACTCAACACGCCCTTGTAAGACTTCAGCTTGTCCTTCCCAAATAAAGGGGTCTCTATTCTCTTGATTTTTTTCATATTGAGCTTGATCTAGCAGCTGAACAGATGATCGATTTTCTCTTCTAACCCAGACCACCATCACTTCGTCTGCATGCTGTTCTAATGCGATTTTATAGTTTTGGACAGACCCTTGAAGTGGATAGGGAACTTTTACTTATGGCGCAAGGAGAGTTTTGTAATCAGTAATTGTAGGTGCGTAGAGTTGAATCTCAAAGCGAAGTTGGTTACGCGCGTTGATAAGGTTTGCGTAGCGGCGCTCTTCGTTAGTTGTACCCCCTAGTGGATTATTCCTCTGTTGCTCAAGTTTATATTTTGCAAGTTCCACCTGAAACCGTGTTTCAGAAGTGTCCCGTTCATTTAGGTGGCTCTTTGCTTGCTGTAAATTTGTGAAGAGCACTTGAACGTTTGGTAGAGCGGTTATATTACCACCTCGAATGCTCTCAAATTGTGCATTTAATGCTTCCAAAGAGCTTGTTGAAATTAATGAAGGCTTATCTTGTAAATATTCAAGTGATTTTTGGATTTTTGTTAGCTCCGACCAGTGATTGTCAGATTACCAAGCTGCGCCACTGGTTAGTGGTTCAAGCGTCTCTCTGAGACTTTGAAGTTTTTCTGGTTGCGATGCTTCAACTGCTGTTATTGGTGTGCGGCCTTCTAACTTTTGAGGTAGGAGAC
Coding sequences within:
- a CDS encoding toxin-antitoxin system YwqK family antitoxin, whose translation is MKPIYKNNELDGKASEFDPAGTLISFTTYKAGVKEGPAELFHRNGKSALKLTFKKDKREGLSQQFYPTGKLYKEVTFINDLKEGEEKSFFEDGRLNSVYRYKKGELEGLAQHWSQTGVLIFEASYKKGEQHGKFVKFYDNGNPRLEQTYVEGKLDGIKKSWDTNGNLTEMLYKNGVKVK
- a CDS encoding prepilin-type N-terminal cleavage/methylation domain-containing protein; the protein is MKKQKKRPMTLLEVMIVIFIIGIIGSVIGYNMRGSMDQGKAFKTKEGITKLYNIVHLEMDSNEIKALEGANSEEIAEKVGKVLVDSGLVNKPQQYLIDGWKNKLEFEVVPVKGGYEIRANSEKYKKFYEKKNKNPEYPWDEENADDS
- a CDS encoding toxin-antitoxin system YwqK family antitoxin codes for the protein MKKAATLLLGVMTLVTCAYGNTAEQQEVQPIQTELKAXLPEWRPRIFEHFPNGSPRLVIFYADGEKGEEQAVKRIHFHENGRPLEETDLATVDEKSPGYEAWKSTTVPHGVSVRFRENGEIERVGYYDHGLLHGPLKIFFTKGRLQHLTHYKNGVPHGKILSYHENGQILAEGNYLEGKLEGDFIRYYESGEQEALYSYRSGELHGKAIEWHENGKERANRFYKEGKLHSERNQPAIILYTEDHSILEIQDYREGKPHGNHVKYHTNDRKKYVAHYEDGKIHGKEQYFDIKGTLQGEGEYVQGTKVGKHWKKHDNGTYSFLAHFDKKGELKEPIREFAENGQKVAEYSIDQDEKFDGPFFTWYEDGTPRMVCHYTHGEFEGSQQEFYPNGQKHFEGHYLNKERHGTFHEWHENGNLSFEGSFNKGNKEGTFKEWYASGAKKTEKNFKSSLYDGIQKEWFENGKSRLDARFDNGKKDGTHRMWNDQGTLVFEGAYDQDMPIGTHVVYFPSGEKREVVHYLVGKKEGLHELYYENGHTQLIETYRNDLLDGEAKGYFEDGSLAFIRTYKKDKPIGTHKDFFPPNIEAEKKHQVASIYHYNDKGEMDGEQKTFYPSGTTKTLISYDNGTLHGLKGLWDEKGNILEESKYLKGKLEGRHFQKDPEGREVVYHYKNNRKEGPHYIYYPEDVTDGVKVKAIEANL